Part of the bacterium genome, CGTTCATGTCTCCCTTACCCTCCCGGCGGACCGGTCTCAGACGAGCGCCACGACCACCGCGGTCAGGACCAGGTTGGCCAGCGCCAGCGGCAGCATCACCTTCCAGCCCAGGTGCATGAGCTGGTCGTACCGGAAGCGCGGCAGGGTCCAGCGCACCCAGATGAAGAACCAGCAGAAGAAGACGACCTTGCCCACGAAGGCGCCGACCTGCAGCGCGGTCGCCAGCAGCGAGGCGCCGGCGGGGCCGATCTCCCAGGGTCGCAGGGCGAGCGCGGCGAGGCCCGCCAGACCCAGCAGGACGCAGACGCCGGCCATCAGCCCGGGCTCGCGGTCGCGCCCGTCGCCGAACCGGCCGCGCTCGCGCGACGCCCGCCGCAGGTACAGCGCGGCGGCCAGGGCGCAGATCGCGACGTGGGCGGCCAGCAGCAGCGGCAGCAGGACGCCGGCGCGGGCCTCGATGACGGCGCGGGGCAGCCAGGGGATGTTCCAGCCGCCGAAGTAGAGGGTCGCGATCAGGGCCGAGGCCACCACCAGGTTCGTGTACTCGGCCATGAAGAACAGGGCGAACTTCATGGAGCTGTACTCGAGGTGGTAGCCGGAGACCAGCTCCGACTCGCCCTCGGGCAGGTCGAAGGGGTTGCGGTTGGTCTCGGCGAAGGCGGCGGTCATGAACAGGATCGCGCCCAGGGGCTGGATCACCACGCCCCAGCGCGGCAGGAAGCCCCAGAGCAGCACGCCCTGCCCGGCCACGACGTCGGTCAGGCGCAGGGACTGGCTGACCAGCAGCAGGCCCATCAGCGCCAGCCCCATGCTGATCTCGTAGCTGATCATCTGCGACGTGGAGCGCACCGCGCCGAGGAAGGTGTACTTGTTGTTCGAGGCCCAGCCGCCCATGACGATGCCGTAGGTGCCCAGGCTGGCGATGGCCAGCACGTAGAGGATGCCCACGTCGAGGTCGGCCACCACCAGCGGGATCCGCCGGCCGCCGACCTCCAGGTAGTCGCCGAAGGGGATCACCGCGTAGGTCAGCAGCGAGACGAAGAAGACCAGGAAGGGCGCCAGCGCGTACAGGACGCGGTGGACCCCGGCCGGCCGCACGTCCTCCTTGAACAGCAGCTTCAGGACGTCGGCGATGGGGTGGATCAGGCCGGCGAGGCGGATGCCCGCGATGCCCGCCCGGTTCGGCCCCGTGCGGTCCTGGATGAAGGCCGAGCCCTTGCGCTCGGCCCAGATCAGCACGGGCACCAGCCCGAGGATCACCGCCAGGATGAAGGCCATCTTCAGGAAGGTCGTCAGCACGAGGTCCGTCATCGCTCACCTCCGGAGCCCGTCGCGACGGCGTCGGGGACCAGGCCTTCGGGCGGCAGGACGGCGAGGTCCGCGCCCGCCAG contains:
- a CDS encoding NADH-quinone oxidoreductase subunit H translates to MTDLVLTTFLKMAFILAVILGLVPVLIWAERKGSAFIQDRTGPNRAGIAGIRLAGLIHPIADVLKLLFKEDVRPAGVHRVLYALAPFLVFFVSLLTYAVIPFGDYLEVGGRRIPLVVADLDVGILYVLAIASLGTYGIVMGGWASNNKYTFLGAVRSTSQMISYEISMGLALMGLLLVSQSLRLTDVVAGQGVLLWGFLPRWGVVIQPLGAILFMTAAFAETNRNPFDLPEGESELVSGYHLEYSSMKFALFFMAEYTNLVVASALIATLYFGGWNIPWLPRAVIEARAGVLLPLLLAAHVAICALAAALYLRRASRERGRFGDGRDREPGLMAGVCVLLGLAGLAALALRPWEIGPAGASLLATALQVGAFVGKVVFFCWFFIWVRWTLPRFRYDQLMHLGWKVMLPLALANLVLTAVVVALV